The nucleotide sequence CGCGAGAACATCCGGCTCGGCCGCCCGGACGCCGACGACGACGCGGTTCTCGCGGTGGCCCGGCGGGCCCGGGTCGACGAGATCGTCGCCCGGCTGCCCGAGGGCTGGGACACCCCGGTCGGCGAGGGCGGGGTGCTGCTCTCCGGCGGCGAACGGCAGCGGGTGGCGATCGCCCGGGCGCTGCTGAAGGACGCCCCGGTCGTCGTGCTCGACGAGGCGACGTCGGCCCTCGACGCCGAGAACGACGAGGCCGTCGGCCGCTCGCTCGACGAGTTGCGTCGCGACCGCACCGTCGTCGTGGTCGCCCACCGCCTGCAGACCATCCGCACCGCGGACCGGATCGTGATGCTCGACGGCCGCGGCGGCGTCGCCGAGCAGGGCACCCACGACGAGCTCGTCGGGCGGGGTGGGCCCTACGCCCGGTACTGGCGGACCCGGCAGCAGGCCGTCGGATGGCGGTTGACCGGGTCCCGCGGGAGCGCGCCGGGCCCTGGCTGAGGCCCCGGACCGACGACTCGGCCGATCCGGTGTCGCGTGCAGCACAGCCCGGTCGTCGAGCTGCGCGGAAGGCGGCGGCGTCCCCCGTTGTTGTGCAGAGGGTCCGGCCGTCGCGACGAGAGGTGTACCCGTGTCCCTGCCCCTGCCGTTGCCACTGTCGATACTCGATCTGGCCACCGTCGCCAGGGGTGAGACCGTGGCCCAAGGTCTGGAGGCCAGCACCACGCTCGCGCAGCGCGCTGAGCAGTGGGGGTTCCGGCGCATCTGGTACGCCGAGCACCACAACATGGGATCGATCGCGTCCGCGGCGACCAGCGTGCTGATCGCGCACGTCGCCGCGCGCACCGAGCGGATCACCCTCGGTTCCGGTGGGGTGATGCTCCCCAACCACTCGCCGCTGCAGGTCGCCGAGCAGTTCGGCACCCTCGCCGAGCTGCATCCCGGACGGATCGAGCTGGGACTGGGCCGCGCTCCGGGCACCGACCAGGAGACCGTCCGCGCGCTGCGCCGCGACCCGCGGGCGTCCGAGAGCTTCCCGCAGGACGTCCAGGAGCTGCAGGCCTTCCTCGGCAGCGAGACCCTGGTGCCGAACGTCAACGCCTATCCGGGCCGCGGAACCGGTGTCCCGCTGACCATCCTCGGTTCCTCGCTCTACGGCGCCCAGGTCGCCGCTGCCCTCGGCCTGCCCTACGCGTTCGCCTCACACTTCGCCCCGGACGCCCTCGAGCAGGCCGTCGCGCTCTACCGCCGGGAGTTCCGGCCGTCCGCCCAGCTCGCGCAGCCGCACGTGCTGGCCGGGGTGAACGTGATCGCGGCCGACACCGCGGAGGAGGCGCAGGTCGTGTTGCAGGAGACCCAGCGCGACCGGGTGCGGCTGCTCACCGGCCGTCGCGGGCGTTCGCTCACCGACGCCGAGGTCGACGCGGTGCTCGACGGCCCCGCCGGGGACCAGGTCCGCACGATGACCCGCTGCAGCGCGGTCGGCACACCCGACACCGTCGTCCGCGAGCTCGGCGAGTTCCGCGCCCGGGCCGACGCCGACGAACTCGTCGTCACCGTTCCGGCGCCGCGCCGGGAGAGCTGGTGGCGCAGCTGGGAGCTGCTGGCGACGAAGGTCCAGGGCGGGAGCTGAACCGCGACCGGCCGCCCCGGGCACCGTCCGGTGCGGCCGGCCGTCACCCGCGGGCCCCGCTCCACCATGACGACCATCGCCCGCGCGGACGCGGGCGGTCGTCGCGTGACCGCCGGTACGAACGTGCTCGATCCAGGACACGACCGGCGGCCTCTCCCCGGCATCCCGCGGCGCCGGAGCCGAACTTGTGTCAAGCTCGCTGTACATGTAAAACTCACTGGACATGTACAACGAGCTGTACACATGGGAGACGGCCATGATCGACGACGCACCCACCCGCTGGGGCCGTGTCCGCTTCGGCCGGGGGACGGTGCCCGCGATGCGGCTGGCGGCTCCGATCGGAGCGCTCCTCGCCGCCGGGTTCGGCGTCGTCGCGGTGCTGTCGGACGCGGCGGGCCCCCGCCCCCTGGTGGGCGGCACCGTCGTCGCGCTGGTCTCGTTCGCCGGGCTCACCGGTCTCGTCTGGGCGATGCTGGTGGACCGGCGGACGCTGCGCGGCGCGACCGATCGTCCCGAGGAGTCGGTGGAGACCGTGTGGTTCGATGCCGCGGCCCGCGGCGCCTTCACCGACACCCTGATCGTCACCGGCATCGCCCTGGCGCTCCTCGCGGTCACCGGTGCCGACATCCCGGCGATCGCCGCGCTGACCGGCACCGTGGTGGTCGCGCTGACATCGGTGTCGGTGCGCTACCTCGTCGCCCGCCGGCGGGGATGACGGTGCGGAACACCCTTCCCGAGTTGCGCCGCGAGCACGGCTGGTCCCAGCAACGGCTGGCCGACGAGCTCGGCGTCACCAGGCAGACGATCATCTCGATCGAGAAGGGGCGCTTCGACCCGTCGCTGCCGCTCGCGTTCCGGCTGGCGGCGGTGTTCGGCCGGGCCATCGAGGACATCTTCAGCCCGGACCCGGATCCGGCCGGGTCCTGAGCCGCTCAGCGCGCGGGCTCCCCGGAGCGGTCGGTGAGCCGCAGGCCGTTGATCCACAGCCGGGTCAGCACGGTGACCAGCTCCTCCAGGTCGGCGCCCTCCCCCACCAGCTGGTCCATCGCCATCCGGCTGACCATCCCGGAGAGCGCGTAGGACGCCTGCAGCGGATCGATGCCCGGATCGGCCTGCCCGCGCTGCTGCAGCTCCGCGATCCGCCGCGCGTTGCGCTCGGCGAACGCGCGCCCGCGGCGGCGGCGCAGCTCCCGGAACGCCGGATCGACCGCGGCCACCTGATGCATCAGCGCCATCAGCTTCGCGTTCCGCCGGAAGGCGACGAGATAGGCCCGGTTGCTCGCCTCGATCACGGCCGCCGGATCGTCGTCGTCCGCGACGTGCGGCATGCCGGGGTGCAGCATGTCGTCCTGTGCGGCCTCGAGTACGGCGGCGAAGATCTCGTCCTTCCCGGTGAAGTAGGTGTAGAAGGTCCCGATCGAGCAGCCGGCCTCGGCGGTGATGTCGCTCAACCGGGCCGTCAGGTAGCCGTCGCGCTCGAAAACCGTCCGGGCGGCCGCCACCAGCGTGGCCCTGGTGCGGGCGCCGCGGCGGGTCGTCGGCTCCCGGATCCCCGAGGTGTCCGCGATCGGCGGAACCTCGTCGGCCGGTCCCCCGATGCGGGCAGCGCCGGCGTCGCTCATGCCCGTGCCCGGCCTGCCACCGGTGCGGGGCCCATCACTTCGGCCCGACGTGCGCGGCAGCCATCAGCGCGCCCCGGCGGACGCGACGCGGCGCAGCTCCATCCGGGCGATGGTGCGCTTGTGCACCTCGTCGGGGCCGTCGGCCAGCCGCAGCGTGCGCTGGTGGGCGTAGAACGCGGCCAGCGGGAAGTCCTCGGTGACGCCGGCGCCGCCGTGCACCTGGATCGCCCGGTCGATCACCCGCAGCGCGACGGCCGGGGCGGCGACCTTGATCGCCGCGATCTCGGTGCGCGCCTCCCGGTTGCCGACGGTGTCCATCAGCCAGGCCGCCTTCAGCGTCAGCAGCCGGGTCATCTCGATGTCGATCCGGGCCTCGGCGATCCAGTCCTGGACGTTCGACCGCTCGGCGACCGGGCTGCCGAAGGTCACCCGCTGCTGGGCCCGGGCGATCAGCAGGTCCAGGGCCCGCTCGGCGGCGCCGATCGAGCGCATGCAGTGGTGGATCCGGCCGGGTCCGAGCCGGGCCTGGCTGATCACGAAGCCGTCGCCCTCGCCGGCGAGCAGCGCGGACCTCGGCACCCGGACACCCTCGAAGAGGATCTCGGCGTGCCCCTCGCGGTCGAGGTAGCCGAACACCGGCAGGGCGCGCACGACGGTGACGCCCGGCGTGTCCAGTGGCACGACCATCATCGACTGCTGGCGGTGCGGCGCGGCGTCGGGATCGGTCTTGCCCATCACGATGAGCACCCGGCAATTCGCGTGCAGCGCGTTCGAGGCGAACCACTTGCGGCCGTCGAGCACGTAGTCGTCGCCGTCGGCGACCATCCGCAGCTCGATGTTGGTCGCGTCCGAACTCGCCACGTCCGGCTCGGTCATCGCGAACGCCGAGGCGATCTCCCCGGCCAGCAGCGGCTGCAGCCACAGCTCCTTGTGCTCGTCGGTGCCGAAGAGTTCCAGCACCTCCATGTTCCCGGTGTCCGGGGCGTTGCAGTTGGTCGCCTCCGGGGCGAGCAGCGGGCTGCGGCCCATGATCTCGGCCAGCGGCGCGTAGTCGAGGTTGCTCAGGCCGGGTGCGCCCCAGTCCGGGCGTTCGTGCGGGTGGAACAGGTTCCACAGGCCCCGGCTGCGCGCCTCCGTCTTGAGCTCCTCCAGCACCGGCGGGTGGAAGTTCGGGTTCCCGGACGCCGCCATCTGTTCGGCGTAGACCGGCTCGGCCGGATAGATGTGCTCGTCCATGAAGGCGAGCAGCCGATCGCGGTACTCGACGGCGCGCGGGCTGGGGGCGAAATCCATGGGGTGTCTCCGTCGGGTCGTGGTGGCGCCGGTCAGGCGAGGCTCTGCTGGTAGCGCCGCATCCCGGCGAGCCAGCGGTCGTAGTCGGCGCCCTTGCGCCGGTAGAACTCCAGTACCTCCGGATGCGGCAGCACCAGGAACCGCTCGTCGCGCAGCCCGTCGAGCAGTGCATCGGCGACGTCCAGCGGATCCAGCACGCGCCCGGCACCGGTGACCGCACGCAACGCCTGCGACAGTGCCCCGGCATCGGCCCCGGTGCCGGACCCGGCCCCGGTACCGGTGTCCGACCCGGATCCGCCGGCGCTCGGCTCGCCGCGCAGCATCGCGGTGTCGACGCCCATCGGGCACAGGCAGCTGACCCCGATCCCGCGGTCGCCGTAGGTGACCGACAGCCATTCGGCGAAGCCGACCGCGGCGTGCTTGGTGACCGAGTAGGTCGGCGACCCGATCTGTGTCAGCAGCCCGGCCGCCGACGCGGTGACGACGAAGTGCCCCCGGCCGCGTTCCAGCCAGCCGGGCAGCAGCAGCCGGGCGGCGCGGACGTGCGCGAGGACGTTCACCTCGAGCGCAGCGGTCCACTCCGCATCCGGGGCGTCGAGCCCGGCACCCGGGCCGATCCCGGCGTTGGCGACGAAGAGCTCGACCGGCCCGAACCGGCGCTCCGCATCGGCGAGCAGCCGGGCGAGATCGGCCTCGTCCGCGCAGTCACCGACGTGTCCGGCGATCCGGCCCGGGGCGATCGACTCCAGCTCGTCGACGACCTCGGCGATCCGGCCGGTGTCGAGATCGGAGACCACCACCCGGCAGCCGTTCTCCACGAGTCGCCGGGCGATCGCGCGGCCGATGCCGCCCGCCCCGCCCGTGACGGCCGCGACCTGCCCCGTGACGTCCATGCGTTCCCTCCGGCGGATCGGGGAGCCGTCGGTGGCGCCCCTCGCCGGCGGACGCTAGTTGAATCCGTGCTCAGGTTCAATTGTGCGGTGCGACGTCGGATCAGCCGGTGAGTCCGTGCTCGCCGAGGTCCGGCACGATCTCGTCGACGATGAACCCGGCGAGCGGTGCGGCCACCCCCGTCTCGGCCGCCAGCGAGCGCGCCAGCTGGAGATCCTTCGCCCACATCGCCACCATCCCGGCCCGCCCGGTGGTGTATTCGATCTCCTGCTGACGGATACGACCCCAGTTGTTGCTGACCCAGCTGGCGCCGACCCGGCCGTCCTCGACGACCCGCAGGACGTCCTCTCCGAGCCCGGCCGCACGTGAGATGGCCAGCGCCTCGCGCACCAGTGCGACGGTGCCGGCGGCCAGGTAGTTGCTGATGATCTTGGCGCTGACCCCCGCCGACACCTCGCCCAGGTGCGTGACGTCGCGCGCCATCGCCTGCAGAACGGGCCGGACGTCGGCGACCGCGTCCACCGCGCCCCCGACCATGAACGTGAGGTCCCCGGCCGCAGCGGCAGCGTCACCGCCACCGGTCATCGCCACGTCCACCAACCGGACCCCCCGGGACCCGGCGACCTCCGCCATCTCCCGGACGAAACCGGGTGACACCGTGCTGTGGATCGCGACGACGCAGCCGGGACGGGCCGTGTCGACCACACCCTGTGCTCCGGCGTTCCCCAGCAGTACCTCGCGCACCTGCGCCTCGTCGAACACGGCAACGCAGACGACGTCCGCCTCGGCCGCCGCCACGGCCGCGCCGTCCGCCCCGGTGGCCCCGAGCTGGACGAGCTCCTCGACGACATCGGCTCGTACGTCGGTCACCGTGGTCGGGATCCCGGCCCGCACCAGGTTCGTCGCCATGCCGCGACCCATGTTCCCGAGGCCGACGAAAGCTACCCGCATCTGCCACTCCTTCGAGTCGACGTGGGACGCCCGGAACCGAGGGCCGGCCGGGCTCCGTGGAGTCCGCCGGTGGGTCCTCACGCACCGTTGACCCCAATCCCATGGTGATGTTAAGCATAATCATAATATTCCTGCAATACACTGGAGGTACGGTGCTCACTCGACGAGCTCGCCGGCTGAGGATCACCGCCTGGTCGGTCGGCGCTCTGCTGCTCGCCGGTTGCGCCACGACCGGATCGGCGCCATCGGCCGCCGATCCGGTACCCGCAACGGTCCGGATTTCGACAGTGGGTCAGCACCTGGCGGCGTACACCCCGCTCTGGGCCGCGGCGCCGGAGCTGGCCGAGGTGGAGCGCAGGTTCGGCACGACCATCGAGTACCCCTCGTTCGGCAAGGGATCCGATGCCTTGACGGCGGTGCTCGGCGGATCCGCGGAGATCTGCAACTGCCTGTTCCCCACCGGCCTGCGCGCTGCGGCCCAGGGGCAGAAACTGACCTACACCGCCAACTTCTTCATCGGACCGGGAACCGTGCTCGTCGCGGCCGCACGGCACGAGGCGCAGCGCGGAACCGACCTCGCCCGATTCGACGGCGCAGCCTTCGGCTACTCCTCGGAGGGCGGTTCCGACCAGCGGAGCCTGGCCGCGGCGATCGACCACGCCGGCCTGGACTGGAGCCGGCAGAACGGGATCGCGGTCGGCTCCATCGCCGGCTACCTCCCCGCCCTGGAGAGCGGCCGGGTCGATCTGGCCATGATGGACGCGACCTCGGCCGCGCAGGCCGTCCGCGACGGCGTCGGGTACGTCGTCCTCAACACCAACGACTACGACGCCTTCGCCCCGGTCGGCGGCGCCGTCCCCGGTTCCGGGCTGCTGTTCTCCGATGCCTTCCGCGACGCCCATCCCGAGCTCGCCCAGGAGATCGTGACCGCGGTGGTCGCCGGTCTCAACCGGGTCCGCGCCGAGCAGGACGCCGACGCCGTCTACGACGTGCTTCCGCCGGAGTTCCACGCCGCCAATCCGGACCGCGACGCGTTCCGGGCGCAGTGGGCGCTGATCCGGCCGAGCTTCGAGGCCGCCGACGGCACCATCGGGGCGGAGACCCTGCGCGACGCCACGGCCCGGACCTTCACCGATGGCGCACCGCCGGCGACCGACACCGAGGGCTTCGTCGACAACGAGCCGGTCGAGCGCGCCTACGCCGACCTCGGCATACCGCGGCCGGACGCCGCGTCCCGGTCCTGACCCCGAACCCACGGCCGCGACCCGCCGCGGGGCGCTCCGATCCCGCGGCTCGTGCCGACACCACCCCACCCCGACGAACGTGGAGAACCTCATGAACAGCAGAGTGACCGTGGCCGCCGTCGGCGACGTCATGGTGAACCGCCCGGACCCGGCCGGCGTCTTCACCCTGGTGAAACCGGTGTTCGACGCCGCCGACATCGTGTTCGGCAACTGCGAGTCGGTCTACGCGAGGAGCGGTTCGACGAACCCGGCGACCCGCGGCGAGGTCCGGGCCGATCCGGTCAACGTGATCGGTCTGACGCACGCCGGATTCGACGTCATGTCGTTCGCCAACAACCATCACCTGGACTCGGGCTACGACGCGTTCTTCGAGACGATGCGCCACCTCGACGACGCCGGGATCGTGCACGCCGGGGCGGGCCGGAACACCGAGGAGGCGCGCCGCCCCGGCATCGTCGAACGACACGGCGTCACGGTCGCGTTCCTGAGCTACTCGACGGTCATGTTCCCCGGCTACGAGGCCGGACCGGACAAGCCGGGATGCGCCCGGATCTCGGTCGCGACGCACTACGCGATGAGCGCGCCCGAGCAGCCTGGGTGCTCGGCGGTCGTCCGCACGTTCGTCGAGCGACCGTCCCTGGAGATGGTCCGCGAGGACGTCGCCGCCGCCGCCGAGCAGGCCGACGTGGTGGTGTTCACCCCGCACTGGGGGATCCACTTCACCCCGGCGGTCGTCGCCGATTACGAGACCGAGCTCGCGCGGGCGGCCATCGACGCCGGCGCGGACGCGGTGCTCGGCCACCACCAGCACATCCTCAAGGGCATCCAGGTGTACCGGAACAAGCCGATCTTCCACGGCCTCGGCAACTTCGCCGTCGACACACCGACCGAGCACCTCAAGGGCGCCGCCGTCCGCGACCTGCAGAAGCACTCGTCCTACTCGGTGCGCTACGACCCGGAGTACCCGACGTACCCGTTCCATCCCGAAGCGCGTCAGACCGTCGTCGCCCGGCTCACCGTGGAGGACGGCACGGTGACCGGCGCGTCGTTCGTGCCTGCCTACATCGACCCGCAGGGCAGGCCCGAACCGCTCCGGGCGGGTGATCCACGGTTCGACCAGGTCGCCGGCTACCAGCAGGCGGTCGGCAAGGAGGTCGGGTTCGACACCGCGTTCGAGGTCGGAGACGACGAGGTCCGCATCCGGCTGAGCTGACCGGGCGTCCCGGGCACCTCCTGGGACCGTACGGCCGGGCCCGAGCGGCCGGTGGGGCGATCCACCGGCCGCTCGGTCGCGCGCGACGGCACCGGGCCGGTGCCGCGCGCCGTCCTCACCAGTCGACGGACCGCAGCACCAGCCGGCGCAGGTGCCGGGGGTTCGTGTCCACCGCACCGGAGCGCGCGTGCTGTACGGCGAGGTTGTCCCACACCACCAGGTCACCGTCGGTGTAGTGGTGCGAGTGGGTGTTGTCGTCGGCGTACAGCGCCGCGAACAGCGTCTGCAGCAGCGACTCCCCCTCCCCCGAGCTCTCGCCGTACTCCACGAGGTGGCTGGTGTAGAACTCGCTGACGAACAAGGCCTTCCGGCCGCTGTGCGGCAACGTGATCACCGCCGGATGGACGGCGTGCCGGACCTCCTCGACCGTGCGGCCCGGTCGCAGCTCGGTGATCCGCTGCCGGTTGGACTCGCCGTAGGGGTCCTCGAGATCGAGCATGTGGAACGCGGTCAGCTTGCCGACCTCCTCCTGCAGGTCGGCGGGCAGGCTCTCGTAGGCCCGCACCCCGTTCGCGAAGCTGGTCGGCGGCGACGTCGGCGAGACCTCCAGGGCGTACAGCGAGGTGCCGGCCCTGGGGTGCTCGCGGTAGGCGCCGTCGTTGTGGAACAGCAGCCGTGCGCTACCCGCCTCCGCGGCGTTCTCGACCTTCTTGTTGGTCATGAACTGCACCTGAGCGCCGTTGTCGAAGGTCTCCAGCGGGCCCAGGTACCTGATGAACCGGTCGTGGTCGGCGCCCGCCAGGTCCTGGCCGCGCACCACGAGCAGCAGGTGATCCGAGAACGCCTGCCGGAGCGTCCCGAGCTCCGCATCGCCGAGCGGCTCCGTGAGATCGACCCCACGAACCTCGGCACCCACGTTCCCGTCGAGCGGAACGATCTCCATCGATGTCTCCTCCCCTGCGTCCCACCGCACACCCAACGCGTCGGGTGCGGGTCACCGGCAGATGGTGGGCGCGATCCTCGGCCATGTCAACAGGCAGCCTGTTCACTTTCCCTGGCGATATCTCTTGCCCATCGAACCGGGGTGAGTAATTCTGTGCATAGTATTCGCACTGACTGCCGCACGCGGCGCAACGAGGGAGACCAATGAGGATCGGCATCGTCGGGCTCGGCAACATGGGCGCGCTGATCGCGGCAGCGGTGGTCCGCGCCGGGTTCGAGACCTACGTCCACGACATTCGCCCGGAGGCCGTCGACGCGCTCGTCGAGCTGGGTGCGCACGGCACCGCCTCGGTGAAGGAGCTCGCCGAGGCGGCCGACGTGATCGGAGTCGTCGTACTGGACGAGGCCCAGGTCCGCGCGGTTGCCGACGACGTCGCCGGCACCGGACTGCCGCGACATCTCGTGGTGCACAGCACGGTCACCCCGGCGTTCGTGTCCGATCTCGCCGAACAGCTCGCGGACATCGGCGTATCGGTCCTGGACGCTCCGGTCGCCGGTGGCCTGGCCAGGGCCCGCACCGGCGACCTCACGGTGCTGGTCGGCGGGTCCGCGGCCGACGCCGAACTACTCGCGGCCGTGTTCGACGCGTTCGGGCGCGAGGTCTTCCACGTCGGCCCGCCCGGCGCCGGTTCGGCAGCCAAGCTCTCGGTGAACTTCATGACGATCGCCGGCTACGCGCTGCAGATCGAGGCGATGAACTTCGCCAGGGCGCACGGCCTCACCGAGGACACTCTGAGCGCCGTCCTCAGCACCAGCAACGCGGACTCGCGGGCGGTGCGCACCTGGGGCGTGCAGGACCGGATGCGGCGCAACGTCCCCGCCGGGACCACACCGCCGCCACTGGTGATGCGCAAGGACCTGGGCGCCTTCACCACCGCAGCCGGGCGCGCCGGACTGGTCTCACCGCTGGCCGCGGTGGCCACCGACACACTGCTCACCCGGATCGGCGAACGTGACACCTGGCTGGACTCCAACGGCGGAGTCCCGGACGTTCCGCGGTGCACCGTGTGCGGGCAGGAGCTCATCCCACCGTTCCGCGCGGCGGGCGGCCACCCCGAATGCCTTCGTGGCTGACCCCCGCCCGTCGTTCGACCTGTCCGGCCGGACCGTGCTGATCACCGGCGGCAGCGGCGGCCTGGGATCGGCGATCGCCTGCGGGCTCGCTGCGAGCGGCGCGCGAGTGGTCGTCGCGGGCCGCGACGGCGACCGATTGGCGGACGTCGTCGCCCGGATCCGGGCTACGGGCGGGGAGGCCGTCGGCGTGCCGGTGGACATCACCCGCCACGACGAGCGGTCGACCCTCGTGGCGGCGGCGGTGGCGGAGTTCGGCCGGCTCGATGTCCTGATCAACAATGCCGGGGCCACCCACCGGGTCCCCGCGGTCGAACTGACCGTCGAGGCCTACCGGCGGCTGCACCGGATCAACACCGAGGCGGCGCTGTTCCTCAGCCAGGCCGCCCACCCGCACCTCTGCGCCACGGGCGCGGGCAGCATCATCAACATCCTGTCGATCGGAATGTGGAACGGCGGACCGCAGTCGCTGCTCTACCGCTCCTCCAAGGCCGCGCTGCACGCGATCACCATGGTGCTGGCCCAGGAGTGGGCGCCGGACCGCATCCGGGTGAACGCCGTCGCACCCGGCACCGTCGACGCCGGCATGGGTGCCGCGCTCGAGCCGCAGCGCCTCGCGGCCCAGATCGCTCGCACCCCGCTCGGCAGGCGCGGACTGGCCGAGGAGGTCGTCCCGGCGGCGCTCTACCTCGCCGCCGACGCGTCGTCCTACGTCACCGGCACGACGCTGCGCGTCGACGGCGGCGCGGTCTCCCGCTGAGCGGCGCAACCGGCCGCCGCTCTCCCGTCCGGCTCTCTTGACGCTTCCGGGTGAAAATACTAACAATATGCATACTTCGGAGATGCCGGCCGCTCTCCGGAGGTCTGCGTTCCCGACGACACCTGCTTCGTGCCGTCCACCGGTGTTGCCCAATGGAGGGCTCATGTTCCCGCGACGACGCATCGCCGCACCACTACTCGCCGCCTGCACCGCGGCCCTGCTGACCCTCACCGCCTGTGGCGGCGGGCCGGACCCGGCACGGGGACCGACAGGCGCCCCCGCCGAGGTCGCCATCGCCACCAGCGGTACCTGGATCACCACGTTCGCCCCGCTGTGGGCGGCCGCACCCGAGATGGCGGAGATCGAGCAGAAGTACGGCACCACGATCTCCTACCCCGGTTTCGGGAAGGGCAACGACGCGCTGACGGCGATGCTCGGAGGATCCGCGGCGGTCTGCAACTGCAGCTTCAACACGGCCCTGAAGGCCGCGCTGGCCAAGGACCAGCTCGCGTACGTGGTCAACATCAACAAGGGAGCGGGGACGGTTGCCGTAGCCGCCACCCGGTTCGAGACCGAACGCGGCACCGACATCGCCGCGTTCGACGGCGGGACGTGGGGGTTCACCTCGGCCGGTTCGATCAGCGAGATCAGCCTCCGGCTGGCCGCCGAGCACGCCGGCATCGACTGGTCCGTGCAGGACACGATCGCGGTCGGCGGGATGAGCGCCTTCGTCCCGGCGCTGCAGAGCGGCCGGGTCGACATCGCGATGATGGACGTCGCGTCCGCCGCCCAGGCGATCGAGGACGGGGTCGGCTATCCGGTCCTGAACACGAACGATCTCAGCGTCTTCGGCCCCATCGGCGGCACCCTCCTCGGCAACGGCCTGGTGCTGCCCGAGGCATTCCTGAACGACTACCCCGAGCTCTCCCAGGACCTGGTGAACGCCGTGGTGACCGGGCTGGGCCGGGTCCGGGACGTGACCGATCCCGACGAGCTGCTCGCGCTGATGCCGCCCGGTTTCCGGGAGGCCCGGGCCGACTCGCCCACCTTCGCGCGGGAGTGGGCCTTCACCCGGCCCGCCTTCCTCTCGACCGACGGCTCCTCGAGCGACCAGGAGTTCCGGGACACGACCGCACACGGCGACTTCGGCGAGGGCGAGCTCTCCTCACCGAGGGCCGGCCGGTTCCTGGACAACAGCCTGGTCGACCAGGCCTACCAGCAGCTCGGCCTCCCCCGCCCGGTCGTCGAGCCGCAGAGCACCCCGTGACCGGCCGTTCCGCCATCGGACAGGAGACCACCATGCCGCCTGCCACCACCGACATCCGCAACGACGGCGACGACGTCCGGCCCGGCGCCGTCGACGTCCCGGACGCCCCGGCCATCCGGATCACCGGGGTGAACCGCGTCTTCACCCGTGGGGGAAGCAGCTTCACCGCGATCCGCGACGTCCACCTCGAGGTCCAGCAGGGCGAGTTCCTCTCCGTGGTCGGCCCGTCCGGCTGCGGCAAGTCGACGCTGCTGAACCTGCTCGCCGGACTGGCGAAGCCCGACGGTGGCACCGTCGAGACGTTCGGGGCCCCGGTCCGGGGCGTCAATCCCGACGTGGGGTTCATCTTCCAGCGGGACGCCCTGTTGCCATGGCGCACCGCGGTCCAGAACGTGGCGCTCCCGCTCCGCTACCGGGGAGCCGACAAACGAGCCGCAACGGAGAAGGCCCGCGAATGGCTCGCGCGGGTCGGCCTGGCGAAGTTCACCGATTCCTACCCGCACCAGCTGTCCGGCGGCATGCGCAAGCGGGTCGCGATCGCGGCGACCCTCGTCTACGAGCCCCGGATCATCCTGATGGACGAGCCGTTCAGTGCACTGGACGTCCAGACCCGCACGCTGATGGAGGACGACCTGCTCAAACTGTGGTCGGCGTCCCGGCCCGCGGTCCTGTTCATCACCCACGATCTCGAGGAGGCCGTCGGCCTGTCCGACCGGGTCGTCGTGATGAGCGCCTCGCCGGGGCACGTGATCGGCGATCACGTCGTCC is from Pseudonocardia autotrophica and encodes:
- a CDS encoding CapA family protein; this translates as MNSRVTVAAVGDVMVNRPDPAGVFTLVKPVFDAADIVFGNCESVYARSGSTNPATRGEVRADPVNVIGLTHAGFDVMSFANNHHLDSGYDAFFETMRHLDDAGIVHAGAGRNTEEARRPGIVERHGVTVAFLSYSTVMFPGYEAGPDKPGCARISVATHYAMSAPEQPGCSAVVRTFVERPSLEMVREDVAAAAEQADVVVFTPHWGIHFTPAVVADYETELARAAIDAGADAVLGHHQHILKGIQVYRNKPIFHGLGNFAVDTPTEHLKGAAVRDLQKHSSYSVRYDPEYPTYPFHPEARQTVVARLTVEDGTVTGASFVPAYIDPQGRPEPLRAGDPRFDQVAGYQQAVGKEVGFDTAFEVGDDEVRIRLS
- a CDS encoding TauD/TfdA dioxygenase family protein, which encodes MEIVPLDGNVGAEVRGVDLTEPLGDAELGTLRQAFSDHLLLVVRGQDLAGADHDRFIRYLGPLETFDNGAQVQFMTNKKVENAAEAGSARLLFHNDGAYREHPRAGTSLYALEVSPTSPPTSFANGVRAYESLPADLQEEVGKLTAFHMLDLEDPYGESNRQRITELRPGRTVEEVRHAVHPAVITLPHSGRKALFVSEFYTSHLVEYGESSGEGESLLQTLFAALYADDNTHSHHYTDGDLVVWDNLAVQHARSGAVDTNPRHLRRLVLRSVDW
- a CDS encoding NAD(P)-dependent oxidoreductase; this encodes MRIGIVGLGNMGALIAAAVVRAGFETYVHDIRPEAVDALVELGAHGTASVKELAEAADVIGVVVLDEAQVRAVADDVAGTGLPRHLVVHSTVTPAFVSDLAEQLADIGVSVLDAPVAGGLARARTGDLTVLVGGSAADAELLAAVFDAFGREVFHVGPPGAGSAAKLSVNFMTIAGYALQIEAMNFARAHGLTEDTLSAVLSTSNADSRAVRTWGVQDRMRRNVPAGTTPPPLVMRKDLGAFTTAAGRAGLVSPLAAVATDTLLTRIGERDTWLDSNGGVPDVPRCTVCGQELIPPFRAAGGHPECLRG
- a CDS encoding SDR family NAD(P)-dependent oxidoreductase, which translates into the protein MADPRPSFDLSGRTVLITGGSGGLGSAIACGLAASGARVVVAGRDGDRLADVVARIRATGGEAVGVPVDITRHDERSTLVAAAVAEFGRLDVLINNAGATHRVPAVELTVEAYRRLHRINTEAALFLSQAAHPHLCATGAGSIINILSIGMWNGGPQSLLYRSSKAALHAITMVLAQEWAPDRIRVNAVAPGTVDAGMGAALEPQRLAAQIARTPLGRRGLAEEVVPAALYLAADASSYVTGTTLRVDGGAVSR
- a CDS encoding ABC transporter substrate-binding protein, producing MFPRRRIAAPLLAACTAALLTLTACGGGPDPARGPTGAPAEVAIATSGTWITTFAPLWAAAPEMAEIEQKYGTTISYPGFGKGNDALTAMLGGSAAVCNCSFNTALKAALAKDQLAYVVNINKGAGTVAVAATRFETERGTDIAAFDGGTWGFTSAGSISEISLRLAAEHAGIDWSVQDTIAVGGMSAFVPALQSGRVDIAMMDVASAAQAIEDGVGYPVLNTNDLSVFGPIGGTLLGNGLVLPEAFLNDYPELSQDLVNAVVTGLGRVRDVTDPDELLALMPPGFREARADSPTFAREWAFTRPAFLSTDGSSSDQEFRDTTAHGDFGEGELSSPRAGRFLDNSLVDQAYQQLGLPRPVVEPQSTP
- a CDS encoding ABC transporter ATP-binding protein; its protein translation is MPPATTDIRNDGDDVRPGAVDVPDAPAIRITGVNRVFTRGGSSFTAIRDVHLEVQQGEFLSVVGPSGCGKSTLLNLLAGLAKPDGGTVETFGAPVRGVNPDVGFIFQRDALLPWRTAVQNVALPLRYRGADKRAATEKAREWLARVGLAKFTDSYPHQLSGGMRKRVAIAATLVYEPRIILMDEPFSALDVQTRTLMEDDLLKLWSASRPAVLFITHDLEEAVGLSDRVVVMSASPGHVIGDHVVPLERPRDLLEIRFDQQFTETHERIWDQLRTEVVRSRVD